A region of Dioscorea cayenensis subsp. rotundata cultivar TDr96_F1 chromosome 5, TDr96_F1_v2_PseudoChromosome.rev07_lg8_w22 25.fasta, whole genome shotgun sequence DNA encodes the following proteins:
- the LOC120260686 gene encoding ATPase family AAA domain-containing protein FIGL1, with product MAAGDGADAGERSWRGDADERLKRLHSLLFGAELALERGDPAMAQILSLRLIGFLDSKTLSSIDAAYIAPIRADASSKLVSASRALASDADRQAFEQARRDSSHVFVKRGDIDMEKIKQSKYFQKFFQKSKGHAVCEPVRITSLGSKLLAQQDSVLRENNKYQVDLVESPHHQESLRTTKPMTQTTLTSIYGSKFSKPNNVSYSKLLSSESSRYVECIDVEKEHASCHNLLKANSEPVVLLIDAKDKPHGMAQKTKRRHTEFTSPICESTRSPTNNEEFNADISVNGFVTARTKLEMDAKQRHGLIGNQSPVVSPTNDNIGGNIRRYGMQYAAISRRGLRGNFVPPVRSQGGGSTSNMIGSRISGKSDDALEDSTRKCLEMLCGPDGELPEKLRNLEPRLIEHVSNEIMDKDPNVRWNDIAGLEHAKKCVVEMVIWPMLRPDIFRGCRSPGRGLLLFGPPGTGKTMIGKAIAGEAKATFFYISASSLTSKWIGEGEKLVRALFGVASCRQPAVIFVDEIDSLLSQRKSEGEHESSRRLKTQFLIEMEGFDSGNEQILLIGATNRPQELDEAARRRLTKRLYIPLPSAEARAWIIRNLLEKDGLFKLSEEDTVAICRLTEGYSGSDMKNLVKDASMGPLREALRRGIEITKLQKEDMRPVTLQDFENALQEVRPSVSSNELNTYEDWNRQFGSLAV from the exons ATGGCGGCTGGCGACGGAGCCGATGCTGGGGAACGGAGCTGGAGGGGAGATGCAGACGAGAGGCTGAAGAGGCTACACTCGCTGCTCTTCGGTGCCGAGCTTGCCCTCGAGCGAGGAGACCCTGCAATGGCCCAAATCCTCTCCCTCCGCCTCATTGGCTTCCTCGATTCTAAAACCCTCTCCTCCATCGATGCCGCATACATAGCTCCAATCCGCGCCGACGCCTCATCCAAGCTCGTCTCCGCTTCCCGTGCCCTAGCCTCTGACGCCGATCG CCAAGCATTTGAACAGGCTCGAAGAGATTCAAGTCATGTTTTTGTGAAAAGAGGGGACATTGACATGGAGAAGATCAAGCAGTCCAAATATTTTCAGAAGTTCTTTCAAAAGTCCAAAGGACATGCTGTCTGTGAACCG GTTCGTATCACATCACTGGGGTCCAAGTTGTTAGCTCAGCAGGATTCTGTTCTCagggaaaataataaatatcaggTTGATCTGGTTGAGTCACCTCATCATCAGGAGAGTCTAAGGACCACAAAACCCATGACACAGACAACACTAACATCCATATATGGCAGCAAGTTCTCAAAGCCAAATAATGTTTCTTACAGTAAGCTGCTGAGTTCTGAAAGTAGTAGATATGTTGAGTGCATTGATGTTGAGAAAGAGCATGCATCTTGCCATAACCTTTTAAAAGCCAATTCTGAACCGGTTGTATTGCTAATTGATGCGAAAGATAAACCTCATGGTATGGCTCAGAAAACAAAGCGGCGCCATACAGAATTTACTAGTCCAATATGTGAAAGCACAAGATCTCCAACAAACAATGAAGAATTTAATGCAGATATATCTGTAAATGGATTTGTAACTGCAAGGACAAAACTG GAAATGGATGCAAAACAAAGGCATGGTCTTATTGGCAACCAAAGTCCTGTTGTTTCTCCAACAAATGATAATATAGGGGGGAATATAAGAAGATATGGCATGCAGTATGCTGCCATATCTCGCCGTGGTTTGCGTGGTAATTTTGTCCCTCCTGTCAGATCACAAGGGGGGGGAAGCACATCTAATATGATAGGATCCAGGATTTCTGGCAAGTCTGATGATGCTTTGGAAGATTCAACTAGAAAATG TTTGGAAATGCTGTGTGGCCCTGATGGCGAGCTTCCTGAGAAGTTAAGGAATCTGGAGCCTCGTCTCATTGAACACGTCAGTAATGAGATTATGGACAAGGATCCTAATGTTCGGTGGAATGACATTG CTGGCTTGGAGCATGCAAAGAAATGTGTTGTTGAGATGGTCATATGGCCTATGCTACGCCCTGACATATTCCGTGGTTGCCGTTCTCCAGGAAGAGGTTTACTCCTCTTCGGTCCCCCT GGAACCGGTAAAACTATGATAGGAAAAGCTATTGCTGGAGAGGCTAAAGCAACATTTTTCTACATTTCTGCTAGTTCATTAACAAGCAAGTGG ATAGGTGAAGGTGAAAAGCTAGTGAGAGCACTTTTTGGAGTTGCAAGTTGCCGGCAGCCTGCTGTtatatttgttgatgaaatagACTCACTATTATCTCAG CGCAAATCAGAAGGTGAGCATGAGTCGAGTAGAAGACTTAAGACACAATTTCTAATTGAAATGGAAGGCTTTGATAGTGGAAATGAACAGATTCTCCTTATTG GAGCTACTAATAGACCCCAGGAACTTGATGAAGCAGCAAGGAGGCGACTTACAAAAAGGCTCTATATACCTCTCCCTTCTGCAg AAGCTAGAGCTTGGATCATCCGAAATCTTTTGGAGAAAGATGGTTTGTTTAAACTTTCAGAGGAAGATACTGTTGCTATCTGCAGGTTAACTGAAG GATATTCAGGGTCAGACATGAAGAATCTAGTAAAAGACGCATCTATGGGGCCACTAAGAGAAGCCCTGAGACGAGGAATTGAGATCACAAAGCTTCAGAAAGAAGATATGCGACCTGTTACTCTACAG GATTTTGAGAATGCATTACAGGAGGTGAGGCCTTCTGTTTCCTCAAATGAATTGAATACTTATGAGGACTGGAACAGACAATTCGGGAGCTTAGCTGTGTAG
- the LOC120260362 gene encoding norbelladine 4'-O-methyltransferase-like, which translates to MAVLGGLEAFDKNLLKSDALHQYILETSVYPREHEQLKALREISEKHIMGIMSLPPEEGQLLSMLIKVLNAKKTLEIGVFTGYSLLATALALPKDGKITAIDMDKSYYEIGLPFIQKAGVEDKIKFIESEAMPVLDKMLQEVNDDDLYDFAFVDADKNNYAEYHERLIKLVKVGGIIAYDNTLWFGSVAEVDPSFPKEALEMREFLLKLNKFLAFDPRIEISQISIGDGLTICRRVL; encoded by the exons ATGGCCGTTCTTGGAGGTCTTGAAGCATTTGACAAGAACCTTCTTAAGAGTGATGCTCTCCATCAG TATATATTAGAAACAAGTGTTTATCCAAGAGAACATGAGCAGCTCAAAGCATTGCGGGAGATTTCTGAAAAGCATATCAT GGGGATAATGAGTTTGCCCCCTGAGGAAGGGCAACTTTTAAGTATGCTCATCAAGGTCCTAAATGCCAAAAAGACCCTGGAGATTGGAGTATTCACAGGCTATTCGCTCCTCGCAACAGCATTGGCATTGCCAAAAGATGGCAAg ATAACGGCAATCGATATGGATAAATCTTATTATGAGATAGGATTACCATTTATTCAAAAAGCAGGAGTTGAGGACAAGATCAAATTCATTGAGTCTGAAGCCATGCCCGTTCTTGATAAAATGCTTcaagag gtaaatgatgatgatttatatgattttgCTTTTGTGGATGCTGATAAGAACAACTATGCTGAATATCATGAGAGACTTATAAAGCTTGTTAAAGTCGGAGGGATCATAGCATATGATAACACGCTTTGGTTCGGTAGTGTGGCAGAGGTGGATCCATCCTTTCCAAAAGAAGCATTGGAAATGagagaatttttattaaagctCAACAAGTTTTTAGCATTTGATCCACGCATTGAGATATCACAAATCAGTATCGGTGATGGTCTCACTATTTGCCGCCGTgttctttga